One Thiocapsa sp. genomic window, CGACGTTGTTCCAGACATCCTTGCCGCCGCGACTGGTTGGACGCACGTGATCGCGCGACAGATGACGCCCCGAGAAGCGGCTGCCGCAATACATGCACATGTGGTCGTCGCGGTGAAACAGGGTGCGGTTCGACAGGGGTGGTGCATAATCGTCCTGAAGCTTGTTCAGGGCATGATGGGTTCCGTAGGTCGCGATGATGGAGTGGATCTCCAAGCGACTCTGTCGATGGGTGCTCGAATTGATCCCGCCGCGCAGCTCGAACAAGGCATCCCCGCAGGCATAGGCCACCTGCCCGAGGAAATACAGCCGGGCGGCAACCCGGTAGTCCACCCATTCCATCGGCATACCCGCCAAATCCGTTCGCAGTA contains:
- a CDS encoding HNH endonuclease: MWSLTQQVLRTDLAGMPMEWVDYRVAARLYFLGQVAYACGDALFELRGGINSSTHRQSRLEIHSIIATYGTHHALNKLQDDYAPPLSNRTLFHRDDHMCMYCGSRFSGRHLSRDHVRPTSRGGKDVWNNVVTACLRCNNFKAGRTPEAAGMELLAVPFTPTHAEYIFLMGRHVLADQMAFLRAHFPRSSPLHRRAARGVDETPVNEPGE